A single region of the Nocardioides aurantiacus genome encodes:
- the glgP gene encoding alpha-glucan family phosphorylase, whose amino-acid sequence MRAIRRFTVRPVLPAKLAALSDLALNLRWSWSPETQDVFAAVDPEVWRASGHDPVKLLGNVSPDRLEELAGDRRFLKRLQLAQSDLDDYLGADRWFQKQAAGRGRKDEGDPDLPRAVAYFSSEYGITSVLPQYSGGLGILAGDHLKTASDLGIPLIGVGLLYQMGYFRQSLSREGWQQESYPVLDPDGLPIVPLREGDGAQATVEIAVPGEQVMVARVWIAQVGRVPLLLLDTDVEENPQHLREVTDRLYGGTTEHRLQQELLLGIGGVRAVRAYCRLTGHPEPEVFHCNEGHAGFLGVERIRELTVAEGGPALDLDTALEVTRAGSVFTTHTPVPAGIDRFPRQLVEQYFGGHGAAPGVPVEAILALGAEDYQGGDPGVFNMAVMGFRLAQRANGVSQLHGEVSRGMFNGLWPAFDEAEVPITSITNGVHAPTWVGREVLELADKHGDDVWAAVDKVSGKDLWATKRVLRQKLIDDARARIRGSWLERGAAPAELGWTDSALDPDVLTIGFARRVPSYKRLTLMLRDPARLKRLLLDPERPVQLVIAGKSHPADDGGKQLIQQIVRFADDPEVRHRIAFLPNYDIAMAQPLYPGCDVWLNNPLRPYEACGTSGMKAALNGGLNLSILDGWWDEWYDGSNGWAIPSADDGSGAGAELDNGRRDDLEAAALYDLLENEVAPRFYDLDGDGVPLRWIEMVRHTLKSLGPKVLSTRMLKEYVEKLYSPSAVASRALNDSYDGARALATWKSRVRQGWSEVRVDHVESGGLPDVPEIGASLEVHAFVSLGALAPEDVRVEVVHGRVGADDSLADTSAAPLALGESYEGGRHRFDGHVPLSRAGSFGYTVRILPGNPDLATPAELGLVALA is encoded by the coding sequence GTGCGTGCCATCCGACGATTCACCGTCCGCCCCGTCCTGCCCGCCAAGCTCGCCGCGCTGAGCGACCTGGCGCTCAACCTGCGCTGGTCGTGGAGCCCCGAGACGCAGGACGTCTTCGCCGCCGTCGACCCCGAGGTGTGGCGCGCCAGCGGCCACGACCCGGTCAAGCTGCTCGGCAACGTCTCCCCGGACCGCCTCGAGGAGCTCGCCGGCGACCGCCGCTTCCTCAAGCGCCTCCAGCTCGCCCAGTCCGACCTCGACGACTACCTGGGCGCCGACCGGTGGTTCCAGAAGCAGGCCGCGGGACGTGGCCGCAAGGACGAGGGCGACCCGGACCTGCCGCGCGCCGTGGCCTACTTCAGCTCCGAGTACGGCATCACCTCGGTGCTGCCGCAGTACTCCGGTGGCCTCGGCATCCTCGCCGGCGACCACCTCAAGACCGCCAGCGACCTCGGCATCCCGCTGATCGGCGTCGGGCTGCTCTACCAGATGGGCTACTTCCGCCAGTCGCTCTCGCGTGAGGGCTGGCAGCAGGAGAGCTATCCCGTGCTCGACCCCGACGGCCTGCCGATCGTGCCGCTGCGCGAGGGCGACGGCGCCCAGGCGACCGTCGAGATCGCCGTGCCCGGCGAGCAGGTCATGGTCGCCCGGGTCTGGATCGCCCAGGTGGGCCGCGTGCCCCTGCTGCTGCTCGACACCGACGTGGAGGAGAACCCGCAGCACCTGCGCGAGGTCACCGACCGCCTCTACGGCGGCACCACCGAGCACCGGCTGCAGCAGGAGCTGCTGCTCGGCATCGGTGGCGTGCGCGCCGTCCGGGCCTACTGCCGCCTCACCGGCCACCCGGAGCCCGAGGTCTTCCACTGCAACGAGGGCCACGCGGGCTTCCTCGGCGTCGAGCGGATCCGCGAGCTCACCGTCGCCGAGGGCGGCCCGGCGCTGGACCTCGACACCGCGCTCGAGGTCACCCGCGCCGGCAGCGTCTTCACCACCCACACCCCGGTGCCCGCCGGCATCGACCGCTTCCCGCGCCAGCTGGTCGAGCAGTACTTCGGCGGCCACGGCGCCGCGCCCGGCGTACCCGTGGAGGCGATCCTGGCCCTGGGGGCCGAGGACTACCAGGGCGGCGACCCCGGCGTGTTCAACATGGCCGTGATGGGCTTCCGCCTCGCGCAGCGCGCCAACGGCGTCTCGCAGCTCCACGGCGAGGTCAGCCGCGGCATGTTCAACGGCCTGTGGCCCGCGTTCGACGAGGCCGAGGTGCCGATCACCTCCATCACCAACGGCGTCCACGCCCCGACCTGGGTCGGCCGCGAGGTGCTCGAGCTCGCCGACAAGCACGGCGACGACGTCTGGGCCGCGGTCGACAAGGTCTCCGGCAAGGACCTCTGGGCCACCAAGCGGGTGCTGCGCCAGAAGCTCATCGACGACGCCCGTGCCCGGATCCGCGGCTCGTGGCTGGAGCGGGGTGCGGCCCCGGCCGAGCTCGGCTGGACCGACTCCGCGCTCGACCCCGACGTGCTCACCATCGGCTTCGCCCGCCGGGTTCCCTCCTACAAGCGGCTCACGCTGATGCTGCGCGACCCCGCCCGCCTCAAGCGGCTGCTGCTCGACCCCGAGCGTCCCGTGCAGCTGGTCATCGCCGGCAAGTCCCACCCGGCCGACGACGGCGGCAAGCAGCTGATCCAGCAGATCGTGCGCTTCGCCGACGACCCCGAGGTCCGCCACCGGATCGCCTTCCTGCCCAACTACGACATCGCGATGGCGCAGCCGCTCTACCCCGGCTGCGACGTGTGGCTGAACAACCCGCTGCGCCCCTACGAGGCCTGCGGCACGTCGGGCATGAAGGCCGCCCTCAACGGCGGGCTCAACCTCTCCATCCTCGACGGCTGGTGGGACGAGTGGTACGACGGCAGCAACGGCTGGGCCATCCCCTCGGCCGACGACGGCAGCGGCGCGGGCGCCGAGCTCGACAACGGCCGGCGTGACGACCTCGAGGCCGCGGCGCTCTACGACCTGCTCGAGAACGAGGTCGCGCCCCGCTTCTACGACCTCGACGGCGACGGCGTGCCGCTGCGCTGGATCGAGATGGTGCGCCACACCCTGAAGTCGCTCGGCCCCAAGGTGCTCTCCACCCGCATGCTCAAGGAGTACGTCGAGAAGCTCTACTCGCCCTCCGCCGTGGCCTCCCGTGCCCTCAACGACTCCTACGACGGCGCCCGTGCGCTGGCGACCTGGAAGTCGCGGGTGCGCCAGGGCTGGAGCGAGGTCCGGGTCGACCACGTCGAGAGCGGCGGCCTGCCCGACGTGCCCGAGATCGGTGCCTCGCTCGAGGTGCACGCCTTCGTCTCGCTCGGTGCGCTCGCGCCCGAGGACGTCCGGGTCGAGGTGGTCCACGGTCGCGTCGGCGCCGACGACTCGCTGGCCGACACCTCCGCGGCCCCGCTGGCGCTGGGGGAGTCCTACGAGGGCGGCCGCCACCGCTTCGACGGCCACGTCCCGCTGTCCCGCGCCGGCTCCTTCGGCTACACCGTCCGCATCCTGCCCGGCAACCCCGACCTCGCCACCCCGGCCGAGCTCGGGCTGGTCGCGCTGGCCTAG
- the map gene encoding type I methionyl aminopeptidase, with the protein MIELRSPAEIEQMRPAGRFVAEVLTALVEKADVGVNLLELDALAHRMIRERGAESCYIDYHPSFGAMPFGKVLCTSVNDAVLHGLPHDYTLADGDLLSVDFAASVDGWVADSAVSVVVGTPDPADLALVDTTQRALAAAIEVARPGKRLGDIGAAIGDVARGEGLKINLQFGGHGVGRTMHGDPHVANDGRPGRGFKLRPGLVIAIEPWFLQTTDELRTDPDGWTLRSADGSRGAHSEHTIAITLDEPVVLTARG; encoded by the coding sequence ATGATCGAGCTGCGCAGCCCCGCCGAGATCGAGCAGATGCGGCCCGCCGGGCGCTTCGTGGCCGAGGTGCTGACCGCGCTGGTCGAGAAGGCCGACGTGGGCGTCAACCTGCTCGAGCTCGACGCCCTGGCGCACCGGATGATCCGCGAGCGCGGGGCGGAGTCCTGCTACATCGACTACCACCCCTCGTTCGGGGCGATGCCGTTCGGCAAGGTGCTGTGCACGAGCGTCAACGACGCGGTGCTGCACGGCCTGCCGCACGACTACACCCTGGCCGACGGCGACCTGCTCTCCGTCGACTTCGCGGCCTCGGTCGACGGGTGGGTGGCCGACTCCGCGGTCAGTGTCGTGGTCGGTACGCCGGACCCCGCCGACCTCGCCCTCGTCGACACCACCCAGCGGGCGCTCGCCGCCGCCATCGAGGTGGCCCGGCCGGGCAAGCGGCTCGGCGACATCGGCGCGGCGATCGGTGACGTGGCCCGCGGCGAGGGCCTGAAGATCAACCTGCAGTTCGGCGGCCACGGGGTCGGCCGGACGATGCACGGCGACCCGCACGTCGCCAACGACGGCCGGCCCGGACGCGGCTTCAAGCTGCGGCCCGGTCTGGTGATCGCCATCGAGCCGTGGTTCCTGCAGACCACCGACGAGCTGCGCACCGACCCGGACGGCTGGACGCTGCGCAGCGCCGACGGCTCCCGGGGCGCCCACTCCGAGCACACCATCGCGATCACCCTGGACGAGCCGGTCGTGCTGACCGCCCGCGGCTGA